Genomic segment of Microbacterium sp. BH-3-3-3:
TGGCATCCATCCAGAACCTCGGCGACGACCTGCTGATCGTCGCCCACCCCAGCTCTGATCGAGAGGGACAATCCTGATGTTCACCGGAATCGTGGAAGAGATCGGCGCCGTCACCGCCGTCGAGCCCTCGGGCGACGGGGTGCGGCTGACGCTGCGCGCGCCGCTGTCGGTATCGGATGCCGGCCACGGCGACTCGATCTCGGTCAGCGGCGTGTGCCTCACCGTCGTCGACCAGGGCGACGACTGGTTCACCGCCGACGTCATGAAGCAGACGCTCGACATGTCGACGCTGGCCGGCGTCGCCCCCGGTCTCGCCGTCAACCTCGAGCGCGCCACCGCCGCGCACGGGCGCCTGGGCGGTCACATCGTGCAGGGCCACATCGACGGCACCGGGGTGGTGCGCGAGGTGCGTCCGGGTGCGCAGTGGAGCGTCGTGCGGGTCGGCATCCCGGCTCACCTCGCCCCCCTGGTCGTCGACAAGGGCTCCATCGCGATCGACGGCGTCTCGCTCACCGTCAGCGCGGTCAGCGACGCCGCGGAGTCCGACCCGTGGCTCGAGGTCTCGCTCATCCCCGAGACGCTCGAGGCGACGACCCTGGGCCGCGCTGAGGCCGGCACCCCCGTCAACCTCGAGACCGACATCCTCGCGCGCCACGTGCAGCGCATGCTCGCCTTCCGTACGACCGAGAATCCCGCGGCTGCGGCCGCATCGACCGAGAGGGGCTCCGCATGAGCCTGTCCACCATCCCCGAGGCCCTGGAGGCCCTGCGTCAGGGCCGACCGATCCTGGTCGCCGACGATGAGGACCGCGAGAACGAGGGCGACGTGATCCTGTCGGCCCAGCTCGCGACCCCCGAGGCCCTCGCCTGGACCGTCCGCTGGTCGAGCGGCTACGTCTGCGCCCCCATGCCGGGCGAGTGGGCCGACCGCCTGGATCTGCCGCCCATGGTGGCGGTGAACGAAGACGCCCGGGGTACCGCCTACACCGTGAGCGTCGACGCCGCCTCCGGCGTGACCACCGGCATCAGCGCCTCGGACCGCGCGCGCACGCTCAACGTGCTCGCCGACCCCGCGTCGGTGCCGACCAGCGTCATCCGTCCGGGGCACGTGCTGCCGCTGCGGGCCGTCGACGGCGGTGTGCGCGAGCGCGCCGGTCACACCGAGGCCGCCGTCGACCTCATGCGTCTCGCGGGCCTCGAGCCGGTCGGCGCGATCGCCGAGGTCGTCGCCGAGGACGGCAGCATGATGCGCCTGCCCGGACTCTTCGAGCTCGGCGAGCGCGACGGCATCCCGGTCATCACCATCGAGCAGCTCATCGGCTACCTGAACGAGACCGACCCGCTGCCGGTCACGGCTCCCGCGCGGCGCCGGGTGAGCCTGCGGGCCGAGTCCAACGTGCCCACCTCGCACGGCACGTTCCGCTTCCTCGCCTACAAGGACCGCGTGACCGGGACCGACCACCTCGCGGTCGTCTCAGGCGATCTGACCGAGGCGGCCCCGCTCGTGCGCGTGCACTCCGAGTGCCTGACCG
This window contains:
- a CDS encoding bifunctional 3,4-dihydroxy-2-butanone-4-phosphate synthase/GTP cyclohydrolase II — protein: MSLSTIPEALEALRQGRPILVADDEDRENEGDVILSAQLATPEALAWTVRWSSGYVCAPMPGEWADRLDLPPMVAVNEDARGTAYTVSVDAASGVTTGISASDRARTLNVLADPASVPTSVIRPGHVLPLRAVDGGVRERAGHTEAAVDLMRLAGLEPVGAIAEVVAEDGSMMRLPGLFELGERDGIPVITIEQLIGYLNETDPLPVTAPARRRVSLRAESNVPTSHGTFRFLAYKDRVTGTDHLAVVSGDLTEAAPLVRVHSECLTGEAFGSLKCECGPQLDAALDTIDRDGGIVIYMRGHEGRGIGLINKLRAYNLQERGLDTVDANLALGLPADARDYAAAAGILTDLGVDKVRLLTNNTDKVSQLRALGLDVVEQVPLLVGVGPNNHQYLETKRDRMGHIIAEDDLRDALAHMKEESA
- a CDS encoding riboflavin synthase produces the protein MFTGIVEEIGAVTAVEPSGDGVRLTLRAPLSVSDAGHGDSISVSGVCLTVVDQGDDWFTADVMKQTLDMSTLAGVAPGLAVNLERATAAHGRLGGHIVQGHIDGTGVVREVRPGAQWSVVRVGIPAHLAPLVVDKGSIAIDGVSLTVSAVSDAAESDPWLEVSLIPETLEATTLGRAEAGTPVNLETDILARHVQRMLAFRTTENPAAAAASTERGSA